A region from the Candidatus Limnocylindrales bacterium genome encodes:
- the purE gene encoding 5-(carboxyamino)imidazole ribonucleotide mutase, producing MSTSKGKGGGASRSTRAAGKGAKASQTGSAKRGRNSSVRAAGRPSKAARPLVGILMGSASDLEVMGEGAKILEELGIAHEVVVTSAHRSPAKTAEYASTARDRGLQVLIVGAGVAAHLAGAVAGITTLPVLGVPLDSGPLRGMDALLSTVQMPAGVPVGTLAIGAAGARNAALLAAQILSLSDERLARAMADRKKKMADAVPGLVRRYPEGS from the coding sequence ATGAGCACGAGCAAGGGCAAGGGCGGCGGCGCGAGCAGGAGCACGCGCGCGGCCGGTAAAGGCGCCAAGGCATCTCAGACGGGCTCGGCCAAGCGCGGGCGCAACTCCTCGGTCCGAGCCGCCGGCCGGCCGAGCAAGGCCGCGCGGCCGCTGGTCGGCATCCTGATGGGCAGCGCCAGCGACCTGGAAGTGATGGGCGAGGGCGCCAAGATCCTCGAGGAGCTGGGTATCGCGCACGAGGTGGTGGTGACCTCGGCGCACCGCTCGCCCGCCAAGACCGCAGAGTACGCCTCGACGGCGCGCGATCGCGGCCTGCAGGTGCTGATCGTCGGCGCCGGCGTCGCGGCGCATCTCGCCGGTGCGGTGGCTGGCATCACCACGCTGCCGGTGCTGGGCGTGCCGCTCGACTCCGGGCCGCTGCGCGGCATGGACGCGCTGCTGTCGACGGTGCAGATGCCCGCCGGTGTGCCCGTGGGCACACTGGCCATCGGCGCCGCCGGCGCGCGCAACGCCGCGCTGCTGGCGGCACAGATCCTGTCGCTGTCCGACGAACGCCTGGCGCGTGCGATGGCCGACCGCAAGAAGAAGATGGCCGACGCGGTGCCGGGGTTGGTGCGGCGCTATCCCGAGGGCAGTTAG